A part of Gemmatimonas groenlandica genomic DNA contains:
- a CDS encoding four helix bundle protein, with amino-acid sequence MQDPANIQAWHRAIELAVRVHRITRSIRRAEAPGLASQLRRAVGSIPTNIAEGVGQPTAADCARFLSYAISSAFEVESHLVLAEKLGLRLPGIGDAIDETRQVRRMTYGLRQHFVRKAADEKAAAKGKEASRPSDLPPPP; translated from the coding sequence ATGCAAGATCCTGCCAACATTCAGGCGTGGCACCGCGCGATAGAGCTGGCGGTGCGCGTTCATCGGATCACGCGGAGCATCCGCCGCGCCGAAGCGCCTGGACTCGCGTCGCAGCTTCGACGGGCGGTGGGTTCAATTCCCACCAACATCGCCGAGGGTGTCGGCCAGCCGACAGCGGCCGACTGCGCGCGATTTCTCAGCTACGCGATCTCGTCCGCGTTCGAGGTGGAAAGCCACCTCGTCCTCGCCGAGAAGCTCGGCCTCCGACTTCCCGGCATCGGCGACGCCATAGACGAAACCCGCCAGGTCCGCCGAATGACCTACGGCCTCCGGCAACATTTCGTCCGCAAAGCAGCCGATGAAAAAGCAGCCGCCAAA